The following proteins are encoded in a genomic region of Gimesia algae:
- a CDS encoding polyprenyl synthetase family protein, with the protein MSDSSQPFKEMWINLQTLVNRRLEEALDQSGDCPPILKEAMSYSLSAGGKRLRPILVLLSCEACGGDLETALPAACAIEMVHTYSLIHDDLPAMDDDELRRGLPTSHIKFGEANAILAGDALLTRAFELLANQIEIKSCAAACCVDLANAAGAVGMVGGQVADLESEHLENPSLEILEAIHKRKTGRLICSALTMGARIGGADPATLKNLERYGTCIGLAFQITDDLLDLTGNEEKMGKGVRKDADHGKLTYPSLIGVEESQRRSQKLIEEACLSIAPLGSHGQRLEELAHFILERDH; encoded by the coding sequence ATGAGCGACTCATCCCAGCCCTTCAAAGAAATGTGGATTAACCTGCAGACACTGGTCAATCGCCGGCTGGAAGAGGCCCTCGATCAATCAGGTGACTGCCCTCCCATTCTTAAAGAAGCAATGTCGTATAGCCTCTCAGCAGGCGGAAAACGTTTGCGTCCTATCCTGGTCTTACTCAGCTGTGAAGCCTGTGGCGGTGATCTGGAAACAGCCTTACCAGCCGCCTGTGCCATCGAAATGGTACACACCTACTCTCTGATTCACGATGATCTCCCGGCGATGGATGACGATGAACTCCGTCGCGGTTTGCCGACCAGCCACATCAAATTTGGTGAAGCGAATGCGATCCTCGCCGGTGATGCCTTATTGACCCGTGCTTTCGAACTGCTGGCAAATCAGATCGAAATAAAGTCCTGTGCAGCAGCGTGTTGTGTCGATCTCGCGAATGCGGCAGGCGCTGTGGGAATGGTCGGCGGTCAGGTCGCTGACCTGGAATCGGAGCATCTCGAAAATCCCAGCCTCGAAATTCTGGAAGCCATTCATAAACGCAAGACAGGACGTCTGATCTGCAGTGCACTAACCATGGGCGCACGTATTGGTGGCGCTGATCCAGCGACCCTGAAAAACCTGGAAAGATACGGAACCTGCATAGGATTGGCTTTCCAGATTACCGATGATCTACTTGATTTAACCGGTAATGAAGAAAAAATGGGAAAAGGCGTGCGAAAAGATGCAGATCACGGTAAATTAACTTACCCCTCCCTGATTGGCGTTGAAGAAAGTCAACGACGCTCTCAAAAATTGATAGAAGAAGCGTGTCTCTCGATTGCCCCACTTGGGAGCCACGGCCAACGATTGGAAGAACTGGCCCACTTTATATTGGAACGAGACCACTGA
- a CDS encoding carboxy terminal-processing peptidase, translating to MKLNPPSKAASALSLCMVLLLGTAIFAQQATVSDSASDSTTAKRVCAMVSRFHISGKPINDEISQKLMKRFIKQLDPQKLYFYKSDIEGFEADKTQLDDKLAVGDVNFAYESFDLYLKRLQERMEYAQQLVDVDHDFTVDESIVVDAKEQNFAKDQAEMNERWRKRVKYDLLNLLLEDTELAEAREQLHKRYRNNLRTMVQTEKSEKLEMYLSSLTHCFDPHSSYMSPQTLEDFRISMELSLDGIGAALRSEDGFTVVAEIVPGGAADADGRLKAGDKIIAVAQEDGEFVDVVEMKLSKVVRYIRGKRGTIVQLRVKKEKNSVAETYQLTRKKIELSTSEVKGKIIETGERIPGKTGRIGVISIPSFYRDFRGAQRGDENFKSTARDVRKVLYDFRDQGGVDGVVVDLRFNGGGALSEAIEVSGLFVDEGPVVQVKQMDGERKIHSDVEPGAVFTGPLVVVCNRLSASASEIFAGVIKDYKRGLIIGDTTTHGKGTVQNVMPVSNQMFSFLRGQDLGALKLTINQFYRVNGDSTQNRGVRSDIVLPSLIDNMDLGESFLDDAMEFDQTEVAQFAPVGMVNPQILDQLKQSSSKRIVADKEFKETQAEIDKYLQKKNQKTISLNEVARRKEMSQDKEKEDKKKEEEKAKKEAADKEIFKKDYYNDEILNITVDYMNVLKNMNTVQR from the coding sequence ATGAAGTTAAATCCTCCCTCAAAAGCAGCCTCTGCTCTCAGTCTTTGTATGGTTCTCCTTCTGGGAACCGCCATTTTTGCGCAGCAGGCTACTGTCTCTGATTCAGCCAGTGATTCAACCACAGCCAAACGGGTCTGTGCGATGGTCAGCCGCTTCCATATCAGTGGCAAACCGATCAATGATGAAATTTCGCAGAAACTGATGAAGCGTTTCATCAAACAACTTGATCCACAAAAACTGTATTTTTACAAATCAGACATTGAGGGTTTCGAAGCGGACAAAACTCAGTTGGACGACAAACTTGCTGTCGGTGATGTCAACTTCGCGTATGAGTCATTTGACCTGTACCTGAAGCGACTTCAGGAACGGATGGAATATGCTCAGCAACTGGTCGATGTTGACCACGACTTCACCGTTGATGAGTCCATTGTAGTCGATGCCAAAGAGCAGAATTTTGCCAAAGATCAGGCAGAAATGAATGAACGCTGGAGAAAGCGTGTCAAATACGATCTGCTGAACCTGCTCCTGGAAGATACCGAGCTCGCAGAAGCCCGAGAACAGTTACACAAACGCTATCGCAATAACTTGCGAACCATGGTTCAAACTGAAAAGTCAGAAAAGCTGGAAATGTACCTGAGCTCTCTGACCCACTGTTTTGATCCTCACTCCAGCTATATGTCTCCCCAGACACTGGAAGACTTCCGCATCAGTATGGAACTCAGCCTGGACGGCATCGGTGCCGCTCTGCGTTCCGAAGATGGTTTCACAGTAGTTGCCGAAATCGTACCCGGCGGTGCCGCTGATGCCGACGGACGCCTGAAGGCGGGTGACAAAATCATCGCCGTCGCTCAGGAAGATGGTGAATTTGTTGACGTCGTCGAAATGAAACTCAGCAAAGTAGTTCGCTACATCCGTGGAAAACGCGGTACCATCGTGCAACTGCGAGTCAAGAAAGAAAAGAACAGCGTCGCTGAAACCTATCAGCTGACTCGCAAAAAAATCGAGTTAAGCACATCGGAAGTCAAAGGCAAAATCATTGAAACCGGTGAAAGAATTCCAGGCAAAACCGGCCGTATCGGTGTGATCAGCATCCCTTCTTTCTATCGCGATTTCCGTGGTGCACAGCGAGGTGATGAAAACTTCAAAAGTACCGCTCGCGATGTCCGTAAAGTACTGTATGACTTCCGTGATCAGGGTGGCGTCGATGGCGTTGTCGTCGATCTGCGATTCAACGGTGGCGGTGCTCTCAGTGAAGCCATCGAAGTCTCTGGCCTGTTTGTTGATGAAGGCCCGGTCGTTCAAGTCAAACAGATGGACGGCGAACGTAAAATCCACAGCGATGTCGAACCTGGCGCCGTCTTCACGGGACCTCTGGTCGTGGTCTGCAATCGACTTTCCGCTTCGGCTTCAGAAATTTTTGCAGGCGTGATCAAAGACTACAAACGAGGTCTGATCATCGGCGATACAACCACGCACGGTAAAGGCACCGTGCAGAATGTGATGCCCGTGAGTAACCAGATGTTTTCCTTCCTGCGAGGGCAGGACCTGGGTGCGTTGAAACTGACGATCAACCAGTTCTATCGCGTCAACGGTGACAGTACTCAGAACCGGGGCGTTCGCTCTGATATCGTACTGCCTTCACTGATTGACAATATGGACCTGGGTGAGTCCTTCCTGGACGATGCCATGGAATTTGACCAGACTGAGGTCGCTCAGTTCGCTCCTGTTGGGATGGTGAATCCACAGATTCTGGATCAACTGAAACAGTCCAGCTCAAAGCGGATTGTTGCTGACAAGGAGTTCAAAGAAACTCAGGCAGAGATCGACAAATATTTGCAGAAGAAAAACCAGAAAACCATCTCTCTGAATGAAGTTGCTCGACGCAAAGAAATGTCCCAGGACAAAGAGAAGGAAGACAAGAAGAAGGAAGAAGAAAAAGCAAAGAAAGAAGCAGCTGACAAAGAGATCTTCAAAAAGGATTACTACAACGATGAAATCCTGAATATCACTGTTGATTACATGAACGTACTCAAGAACATGAATACCGTTCAACGTTAA
- a CDS encoding beta/alpha barrel domain-containing protein: MPNSQHLPRYNPQQTYEWNYKQAPEPINQEIPSVPGSWSFCGLPVPSPLGIPAGPLLNGKWVLYYASLGFDVLTYKTVRSSSRACYPLPNLQPVQTLSLEGTETEVKLSAEMQGSWAVSFGMPSAAPDVWRRDVERTRKQLPAEKLLSVSVVGSLQPNWSLEDLADDYACCAKWAIESGADCVETNFSCPNVCTRDGQLYQQPEAAALVASRVKAVSGATPYLIKIGHLSRKADAHEFLQAVLPFAAGIVMTNSVATTVVDDQGTPLFSGEQRGICGTATKQASLNQLRLFAELISKLPAGQPRPDLISCGGISSATDVQTFLAAGANASHLATAAMCDPLIACQIRKELAAVS, translated from the coding sequence ATGCCAAACTCACAGCACCTGCCCCGCTATAATCCACAGCAGACTTATGAGTGGAATTACAAGCAGGCCCCCGAACCCATTAATCAGGAAATACCATCTGTCCCGGGTTCCTGGTCATTTTGCGGGCTGCCTGTTCCCTCGCCTCTGGGGATCCCCGCCGGTCCTTTATTGAATGGAAAATGGGTCCTGTATTATGCCAGCCTCGGCTTTGATGTGCTGACCTACAAAACCGTACGTTCTTCCTCCCGCGCCTGCTATCCCCTCCCCAATCTGCAACCAGTCCAGACACTCTCACTTGAAGGTACTGAAACCGAGGTGAAGCTGTCAGCAGAGATGCAAGGCAGCTGGGCAGTTTCCTTTGGTATGCCTTCCGCTGCCCCGGATGTCTGGCGTCGCGATGTGGAACGGACACGCAAGCAGTTGCCAGCGGAAAAACTGCTCTCCGTCTCTGTCGTAGGCAGTCTGCAGCCTAACTGGTCTCTGGAAGATCTGGCGGATGATTATGCGTGCTGTGCGAAGTGGGCCATTGAAAGTGGTGCTGACTGTGTCGAAACCAATTTCTCCTGCCCGAATGTCTGCACGCGTGATGGACAACTCTACCAGCAGCCCGAGGCAGCGGCACTCGTTGCCAGTCGCGTCAAAGCGGTTTCCGGCGCTACTCCCTATCTGATCAAAATCGGCCACCTGTCGAGAAAAGCGGATGCACATGAGTTTCTGCAGGCAGTGCTCCCCTTCGCAGCGGGAATCGTCATGACTAACAGTGTGGCAACAACGGTAGTCGATGATCAGGGTACCCCCCTCTTTTCTGGAGAACAGCGGGGCATTTGCGGTACAGCAACAAAACAGGCTTCGCTGAATCAGCTGCGGCTGTTTGCGGAACTGATCTCAAAGCTCCCCGCCGGGCAACCCCGCCCCGATCTGATTTCCTGCGGCGGCATCAGTTCTGCCACCGATGTGCAGACGTTTCTGGCAGCCGGCGCCAATGCCTCACATCTGGCGACGGCAGCCATGTGTGATCCTCTGATCGCCTGTCAGATACGCAAAGAACTGGCTGCTGTCTCCTGA
- a CDS encoding M20/M25/M40 family metallo-hydrolase — protein sequence MSNYPSETATKVNPKKALQLVTDLMAIPGKSGEEGLIAAEIKSRLLKAGLSETMIQFDSAHKKSPIGGQTGNMIVKLPGTMRGPRRLLMAHMDTVPLCVGAKPVKKGDLIHSQSDQTALGADDRSGCSVILNALLTILEHNLPHPPLSFCWMVQEEIGLVGVRLLTTSKLGKPQMCFNWDGKMSDMLCIGATGDSGMLIRIQGIASHAGAHPECGVSAAVIASRAIDDLYTNGWHGLVIKGKNTGSSNVGVMEGGAATNVVMPELTIKAEARSHNPRFRQKILNEFKKAFLKAAKSVKNSEGKKGNVSFETYLKYDSFRLAEDEPAVQTARLAIEKQGGQPELTIANGGLDANWMTAHGFPAVTLGCGQQDIHTTSETLMIDEYLKACQIGLLLATATESA from the coding sequence ATGAGCAACTATCCGTCAGAGACCGCAACTAAAGTCAATCCTAAGAAAGCGTTACAGCTCGTAACCGATCTCATGGCAATCCCCGGGAAGAGCGGAGAAGAGGGACTGATCGCCGCGGAAATCAAAAGCCGCCTGCTCAAAGCGGGTCTGTCCGAAACAATGATCCAGTTTGATAGTGCCCATAAGAAAAGCCCGATTGGTGGTCAGACGGGTAACATGATCGTCAAACTGCCGGGTACAATGCGGGGGCCACGCCGTCTGCTGATGGCCCATATGGATACCGTGCCTCTGTGTGTCGGTGCGAAACCTGTCAAAAAAGGAGATTTGATTCATTCTCAAAGTGATCAGACGGCATTAGGGGCTGACGACCGTTCTGGCTGCAGCGTTATTCTCAACGCGCTGCTCACCATCCTCGAACACAATTTACCCCATCCGCCCCTCAGCTTCTGCTGGATGGTTCAGGAGGAAATTGGTCTGGTAGGCGTGCGTCTGCTCACAACCAGCAAGCTGGGTAAACCTCAGATGTGCTTCAACTGGGATGGCAAAATGTCTGATATGCTCTGTATCGGGGCGACCGGTGACTCGGGCATGCTGATTCGGATTCAAGGCATCGCCAGTCACGCCGGTGCACATCCTGAATGTGGCGTCAGTGCCGCCGTGATCGCCTCCCGCGCCATTGATGATCTCTACACCAATGGCTGGCATGGACTGGTGATCAAAGGAAAGAATACAGGATCCAGTAATGTCGGAGTCATGGAAGGGGGAGCCGCAACCAATGTGGTGATGCCCGAACTGACCATCAAAGCGGAAGCCCGCAGCCACAATCCCCGTTTTCGACAGAAGATCCTGAATGAATTCAAAAAAGCCTTTCTGAAAGCCGCCAAGTCAGTGAAAAACAGCGAGGGGAAAAAGGGGAACGTTTCTTTCGAAACTTATTTGAAATATGATTCCTTCCGACTGGCGGAAGATGAACCCGCTGTGCAGACCGCACGACTGGCGATTGAAAAACAGGGAGGACAGCCGGAACTGACCATCGCCAATGGAGGTCTGGATGCCAACTGGATGACCGCCCATGGATTTCCTGCGGTCACACTGGGATGCGGCCAACAGGACATTCACACCACCAGCGAAACCCTGATGATTGATGAATATCTCAAAGCCTGCCAGATTGGACTTCTGCTGGCGACGGCGACCGAATCAGCCTGA
- a CDS encoding ABC transporter ATP-binding protein, translated as MNAIVVKNLEKTYKVYQKNEGVFASIKGLWRRDYKTVHAVSDVSFSIEQGEIVAFLGPNGAGKTTTLKLLSGLIFPSAGEATVLGHVPWKRENEYRRRFSLVMGQKNQLWWDLPAQESFRLHKEIYRIDPQQYDRRIDELTSLLEVRHLIGQPVRELSLGERMRMELIAALLHKPDVLLLDEPTIGLDVVSQRRVQEFLKYYQIEQKTTVVLTSHYMKDVEALCKRAIIINQGQIKHDGPLSDILDRFSNYKIMDVQFDGDDMPRDFSQWGEVIENEAPRVKLKVPRNKIPEILSNLLSKYRILDVGVQERPLEEVIAEVFTEQKKDAQRLQDEQNILQSTSD; from the coding sequence ATGAATGCCATTGTTGTCAAAAACCTGGAAAAAACCTACAAAGTCTACCAGAAAAATGAAGGTGTCTTCGCCTCCATCAAGGGACTGTGGAGGCGCGATTACAAAACAGTTCATGCTGTTTCTGATGTCAGTTTTTCTATTGAACAAGGCGAAATCGTGGCCTTTCTGGGTCCGAACGGTGCCGGTAAAACGACCACCCTCAAGCTGCTTTCCGGTCTCATTTTCCCCTCCGCCGGAGAAGCCACGGTACTGGGACATGTTCCCTGGAAACGGGAAAATGAATATCGCCGCCGCTTTTCCCTGGTAATGGGACAGAAAAACCAGCTCTGGTGGGACTTGCCTGCTCAGGAATCGTTTCGGCTGCATAAAGAAATTTACCGTATCGATCCGCAGCAGTATGATCGGCGTATTGATGAGCTCACCAGCCTGCTTGAGGTCCGCCATCTGATCGGGCAACCGGTACGGGAACTCTCTCTGGGAGAACGGATGCGGATGGAACTGATAGCCGCCCTGCTGCATAAACCGGACGTGCTGCTTCTGGATGAACCCACAATCGGCCTGGACGTTGTTTCGCAGCGCCGTGTGCAGGAGTTTCTGAAATACTACCAGATCGAGCAGAAAACCACCGTGGTCCTGACCAGTCACTATATGAAAGATGTGGAGGCCCTCTGCAAACGCGCCATCATCATTAATCAGGGGCAAATTAAACATGATGGCCCGCTCAGCGATATCCTGGATCGATTCAGCAACTATAAAATTATGGATGTGCAGTTTGATGGCGACGACATGCCCCGTGACTTTTCACAATGGGGAGAAGTCATTGAAAATGAAGCACCACGTGTGAAGTTGAAAGTTCCCCGCAACAAAATTCCGGAAATTCTATCGAACCTCCTTTCCAAGTATCGCATTCTGGATGTCGGAGTGCAGGAAAGACCGCTCGAAGAAGTCATCGCAGAAGTATTCACCGAGCAGAAAAAAGATGCCCAGCGTCTGCAGGACGAACAGAATATCCTGCAGTCCACCTCTGATTAA
- a CDS encoding SGNH/GDSL hydrolase family protein, with protein MKIIRSPLRWLKHITLALITLILLAVGSEVALRVAEYRDQDSVSSYDSEGFLIPSDVSYHRIRPLQQVSRKHPDTGETIQFSINSLGLRGAEPAIPKPAGVFRILCLGGETVLAPEMADEDTFCSRLEALLQKQTELKVEVINAGVPDASPLMSYLHLRHSLVGLQPDLILFHFDMSDVADDHALRRYTQISDAGMPLCSMHPLFDKFNEPERLESQFFVYRYSLRWLGDYWVENQPAGLERDIDTPQGTYLWLEDHPPDWSVYVRQTLEPIQNIQQIAQGTYSRFILASYPKPWQVSESAMSGEKARARLGVREGVTYGSRFPFELLETYSRQINLSFCDTSHTFQSIQNPDRYYLQNVPQFSREGHALYARELALFILKEIPGIWSREAPSQSEPPADRQALVPLR; from the coding sequence TTGAAGATCATTCGCTCACCTCTGCGCTGGCTTAAACATATCACGCTGGCACTGATTACTCTCATCCTGTTGGCGGTTGGGAGCGAGGTCGCATTGCGCGTGGCCGAATATCGAGATCAGGACTCTGTCAGCAGTTATGATTCTGAAGGCTTTCTGATCCCCTCTGATGTGAGTTATCACCGCATCCGACCTCTGCAGCAGGTCTCCCGCAAACATCCTGATACAGGAGAAACAATTCAGTTTTCGATCAACAGTCTGGGGCTCAGAGGGGCTGAACCTGCGATTCCCAAGCCGGCGGGTGTCTTCCGGATTCTCTGCCTGGGAGGGGAGACCGTTCTGGCGCCGGAGATGGCAGATGAAGATACATTCTGCTCCCGACTGGAAGCGTTGTTGCAGAAGCAGACCGAGCTGAAAGTGGAAGTCATCAATGCTGGCGTGCCTGATGCCAGTCCCCTGATGTCATATCTGCACTTAAGACACTCCTTAGTGGGCTTGCAGCCTGATCTGATCCTGTTTCATTTTGACATGTCTGATGTTGCCGACGACCATGCGTTGCGACGTTACACACAGATCAGTGATGCGGGGATGCCTTTGTGTTCGATGCATCCGCTGTTTGACAAGTTTAATGAACCGGAGCGGTTAGAAAGTCAGTTCTTTGTCTATCGCTACTCACTTCGCTGGCTGGGAGATTACTGGGTCGAAAATCAACCTGCGGGGCTGGAACGCGATATTGATACTCCTCAGGGAACCTATCTATGGCTGGAAGATCACCCTCCCGACTGGTCGGTTTATGTCAGGCAGACACTCGAGCCAATTCAAAATATTCAGCAGATTGCTCAGGGAACTTACTCACGATTTATCCTGGCATCCTACCCCAAGCCCTGGCAGGTGTCAGAGTCCGCCATGAGTGGAGAAAAGGCCCGGGCTCGATTAGGAGTTCGTGAAGGGGTGACTTATGGAAGCCGCTTTCCCTTTGAACTGCTGGAGACGTATTCCCGACAGATCAATCTTTCTTTCTGCGATACCTCACACACTTTTCAGAGTATCCAGAATCCAGATCGATACTATCTACAAAATGTGCCTCAATTTTCACGAGAAGGGCATGCCTTATATGCGCGGGAGTTGGCGCTGTTTATTCTTAAGGAGATCCCCGGCATCTGGTCTCGCGAAGCTCCCTCGCAGAGCGAACCACCGGCAGATCGACAGGCGCTGGTTCCTTTACGGTAA
- the dxs gene encoding 1-deoxy-D-xylulose-5-phosphate synthase, with product MNIEILPRIKSPLDMQTLSGTELETLAAEIREVLCTVVEDRSAHFASNLGVVELCIALHMSYDFSRDRLIWDTGHQIYPHKLLTGRYSEISTIRRKGGLMGYPNPEESDYDLFMTGHAGASVSTVLGLKAGDDLRGESDRKSVAVIGDGALPSGVVFEAMNNAAGMDQDVLVILNDNKMGICPRVGGLAKYLDKARVAPFYNGLKRDVSWLLNKLPVVGESMENTLGSFKEAVKGFLHGGMLFEEMGFRYIGPVDGHDIESLSGYLQMIKNIKGPVLLHVLTEKGHGFEPATNDPVSFHAPAPFQRNEENEIVPVEKPGSGSPKGFTDVVSSTIFQAMTDNERVVVLTAAMCAGNKLGKVRDGFPDRFFDTGICEAHAVAFAGGMAKAGLRPIVDIYSTFLQRSFDHIFQEVALQNLPVTFCMDRAGIAGEDGPTHHGAFDNTYMRCFPNIVNMSPGDALDVEPMLEFSLQHDGPTAIRYPKAAADAVERKVAPVELGKSEVYVWGKDGMLIAFGSLFTNCIQAAEKLREEGLDVGVINARFSKPLDTEVIHQALQESGFVITVEEGTLCGGFGSAVLESANDAGLNTSHLKRLGIPDRFIEHGNRKELLADLGLDVAGITATARELAQQTKVVIND from the coding sequence ATGAACATCGAAATTCTACCACGGATCAAGTCGCCACTTGATATGCAAACTTTATCCGGGACTGAACTCGAAACGCTGGCAGCAGAAATTCGTGAAGTTTTGTGTACGGTTGTGGAAGACCGCTCGGCACACTTTGCGAGTAACCTCGGAGTGGTGGAACTCTGCATTGCCCTGCATATGTCTTACGACTTCTCCAGAGATCGCCTGATCTGGGATACAGGACACCAGATTTACCCACACAAATTACTGACAGGACGCTATTCCGAAATATCGACCATCCGTCGCAAAGGGGGCCTGATGGGCTACCCCAATCCGGAAGAGAGCGACTACGACCTGTTCATGACCGGACACGCCGGTGCCAGTGTTTCCACCGTCCTCGGACTCAAAGCCGGCGATGATCTGAGGGGAGAATCTGATCGCAAGTCAGTCGCCGTTATCGGTGATGGAGCACTTCCCTCAGGTGTCGTGTTTGAAGCGATGAATAACGCAGCAGGCATGGATCAGGATGTGCTCGTTATTCTCAACGACAACAAAATGGGGATCTGCCCCCGCGTAGGCGGACTGGCAAAGTATCTCGACAAAGCACGCGTGGCACCTTTTTACAATGGCCTGAAACGCGATGTCTCCTGGCTCTTGAACAAACTCCCCGTCGTCGGTGAGTCCATGGAAAACACCCTGGGCAGCTTCAAAGAGGCAGTCAAAGGCTTTCTACATGGGGGCATGCTGTTTGAAGAAATGGGCTTCCGCTATATCGGTCCTGTAGACGGCCACGATATCGAATCACTGTCTGGCTATTTGCAGATGATCAAAAACATCAAAGGTCCCGTACTGCTGCATGTCTTGACAGAAAAGGGTCACGGATTTGAACCGGCTACCAATGATCCCGTCTCATTCCATGCACCGGCTCCGTTCCAGAGGAATGAAGAAAACGAAATCGTGCCCGTGGAAAAACCAGGCAGCGGTTCTCCCAAGGGCTTTACTGATGTCGTCAGCAGTACCATTTTCCAGGCAATGACTGACAATGAACGGGTCGTCGTCCTCACAGCAGCCATGTGCGCCGGAAATAAACTCGGAAAAGTACGTGACGGCTTCCCTGATCGCTTCTTTGACACCGGAATCTGCGAAGCGCATGCCGTTGCCTTCGCTGGTGGGATGGCCAAAGCCGGACTACGCCCGATTGTTGATATCTACAGCACATTTCTGCAGCGCAGCTTCGACCATATCTTTCAGGAAGTCGCTCTGCAGAACCTGCCTGTGACCTTCTGTATGGACCGCGCCGGAATCGCCGGAGAAGATGGCCCCACCCATCACGGTGCCTTCGACAACACCTACATGCGATGCTTCCCTAACATCGTCAACATGTCCCCCGGGGACGCTCTGGATGTTGAACCCATGCTCGAATTTTCGCTGCAGCACGATGGACCAACGGCAATCCGTTACCCCAAAGCAGCCGCTGATGCCGTCGAACGCAAGGTTGCACCGGTGGAGTTGGGCAAGTCCGAAGTCTATGTCTGGGGTAAAGATGGAATGCTCATTGCATTTGGCTCTCTGTTCACCAATTGTATTCAGGCTGCGGAAAAATTGCGGGAAGAAGGACTCGATGTGGGTGTCATCAACGCCCGTTTCTCCAAGCCCCTCGATACGGAAGTCATCCATCAGGCCCTGCAGGAATCGGGCTTTGTGATTACCGTTGAAGAAGGTACACTTTGTGGCGGTTTCGGTTCTGCTGTTCTTGAGTCGGCAAATGACGCGGGATTAAATACCAGTCACCTCAAACGACTGGGGATCCCGGATCGTTTCATTGAACACGGAAACCGCAAAGAATTACTGGCTGACCTGGGACTGGATGTTGCCGGAATTACCGCAACGGCCCGTGAACTGGCACAGCAGACCAAAGTGGTCATCAACGATTAA
- a CDS encoding GGDEF domain-containing protein produces MTPVLSTSLSTLPNEILICFGAGLLIAVSLGFATGYFLGKSAPVRNLRRAQKHLQNCYQHVKETLDTAYTACTLLENFPGTILTNDQTRELNSKRTSLLSLINRLVERKNTEPDKTPPVKKQEKKKQQDFPTLQWAFQPEHSHLKLPDSSAFEANLEMMLLTGTATDNHSGLLLVQMNQHDQLKERFGIMAPIKFMKTLSRLIMHQVRDEEVICLWKSDTLAILFPGVEVDAGQTCAETIREAIRHHHFRLESNSPEVVVTASLAYLNCVPGDSAELVLERGLHALAQSQKQGRNQLIIQDSHSYEHKQAV; encoded by the coding sequence ATGACGCCAGTTCTCTCAACATCATTGTCAACACTGCCCAACGAAATACTGATCTGTTTCGGTGCGGGGTTGCTGATCGCAGTCTCACTCGGCTTCGCGACCGGTTATTTCCTGGGCAAGAGTGCGCCCGTTCGTAACCTCCGTCGTGCCCAGAAACATCTTCAGAACTGTTATCAGCACGTCAAAGAAACACTGGACACTGCATATACTGCCTGTACGCTTCTCGAAAATTTTCCGGGTACCATTCTGACCAATGATCAGACGCGGGAATTAAATTCCAAACGTACCAGCCTGCTCTCATTGATCAATCGACTGGTGGAACGAAAAAATACGGAGCCGGACAAAACTCCGCCTGTCAAAAAACAGGAAAAAAAGAAACAGCAGGATTTCCCGACGTTACAATGGGCCTTCCAGCCGGAACACTCACACTTAAAGCTGCCTGATTCTTCTGCGTTCGAAGCCAATCTGGAGATGATGCTGCTGACAGGAACCGCCACGGACAATCACAGCGGACTGTTGCTCGTGCAGATGAATCAACATGACCAGCTCAAAGAACGGTTTGGGATCATGGCCCCCATCAAGTTCATGAAAACCCTTTCACGACTGATCATGCACCAGGTGCGAGACGAAGAAGTCATCTGTCTCTGGAAGTCAGATACACTGGCCATCCTCTTCCCCGGCGTTGAAGTCGATGCCGGTCAGACCTGTGCCGAAACGATTCGAGAAGCAATTCGCCATCATCATTTCCGCCTGGAAAGCAACAGCCCCGAAGTTGTCGTCACCGCCAGTCTCGCGTATCTCAACTGCGTTCCCGGCGATTCAGCCGAGCTGGTTCTGGAACGTGGCCTGCACGCATTGGCTCAATCCCAGAAACAGGGGCGCAATCAGCTGATCATTCAGGACAGCCATTCCTACGAACACAAACAGGCAGTTTGA